AAGCACATCAGACTATGAGACGATCACAGCACAGGTAATGTGGTTTGCCCTTTCAGGCTCATACATGCGGTTGGTTTGCTGATGTGACGCACAGCGCTGCTTTGTGACTGGTAATCTGTGCATCCGTGTGGGATTTAGTGTCTCACTTGCAGCTCTTTCAACTTTGTGTTGTGGAGGCAAGCCTGAGCGTTTCCTCCGTTGTTCATTATGGACTGAGGATCAGTGTGATGATAGTTTTTAAACATCAGAGGTATAATTATGTAATGAAGAGGAGAATGAGTCTGTATTTTGTTGTGTTCTCATGTTCACCGTGACACGGGAGAACATCTCTTAAGATCTGTTTGGGTGCGAGAAAGACCGTCTGAAATGTCAAAAATGTGCTCAGAACTGATTTTAAGAGGAGATTCAACTTGATGCTTTAAATGTCCTCTTTGAAAAACGTTCCATCTTTTTGGGAACTCCGAGATGTTTGGTattaaaatgtgattaaacataAGGAATGTCAGAAGattttctcatatatatatatatatatatatgtataaaaagagTTAGTATGGTTAACACTTACACATAAAGCAACAGGCTTTGTGGAACTCAAGTAAAGTCAATCTTATTATAACACGAGGACTAAATCTGCACAGTGCCGTACATCTTCATCTGAAGAAGTCGCTCTAACAAACTCtgacaaatagaaaaaaaattgtaaccgTCATAAATGACCacagatcattttatttaatctttccaGTCTTATAAGAACAGATTTCTGAGACAGGCTGAGCTGAGAGTAACTACTGTATATTTGATTCGGATACAGACAGAAGAAACTATAAATAACAGCGCCATCTTGTGTTCAGTCTTCCACGGTGTACTTAAAATTAGATTTtcgaaaatatttttaatgcatagtgtaataaaaaaatattttaattttttttttattaaagtattgttaaatgtattttagtatattgttataacatatttaaaaacagtggttttagaaaaaattctaaaataaataaagaaatattcatttttgtacaGTGAGCACGGAATAACACatttaaccaatcagaatcaagtatttcacATTAGTGTGTAACCTGATTCTTATGACTAGACAACGTCgagtgtttaatgtatttttttttataattatttcccTGTATAGTGAcaatacatatacaatatatttcCTTTGTAGTGACAAAAGGTaaatgccactgctgctgattgACAAGATCTGTCACTTGTTTGTTTCTGTAAATATGCAATGTGTTGTGTGAagattgttttctgtttttcaggatGTGTGTATGAGTTGAGATAGAGCTCAGGAAGTGATGGAGGCAGGGCTGAACTGCAGCTCTCACTGTGAGTCTGGCGTCTGCTTCATCTATCCAGGAGTGAACAGTCAGCAGGGCTGGGACGTCCTGCAGAGACTGTGTGCGCTCGCAACGGTACGTTCACACACTCGGAGACAATCACAATTACATTCACAAACAGTAGGAGCCACAAGTTTGAGCGAGGCCACTAgtgaaaatgcttctattttgcaTTTCTCTTATTTAAAGTGATGAATGACGTTCTTttgattcattaaagaatcctaaaaagaaaaatggatgacagtttccataaaaataataagcagcacatcggtttttaacattataatcagaaatgtttcttgagcatcaaattagaatgtcagactgatttctgaagggtcatgttacactgaagactggagtaatgatgctgaaaaatgggCTTTGCATCCCAGAAATacttacaattaaaatatatatttacatagaaaacataatatatatttacatgtattttttttatcaaataaatgcagccttggtaagcataagaaactttaaagaacattaaaaaccaTAGAGTAGTGTAAAGATTGATTGAATTGTGCTGTTTGTCTGTGTCTAGCGGGGTGTGGATGCACCGAGTCGATCGCTGTCTCCTGCTCTCCGTGCTGTTGTCTGGACGCTCCTCTCTTGTGGGATTCTGCTGACGCTCTTCTTCCTCATTTTCACACTGCGCTTCAAAAACAACAGGTACAGGATCTCTGGATCTCTAATGTGATTTTATTGCTTGACAGGTGGTCATTTTGCACAGTGACTGTGGCCGCCAGCATGAATTTTGATTGTGTACCTCTGACCCAGGATAGTGAAGATGTCCAGTCCCAATCTGAATGTGTTGACTCTCTGTGGCAGTGTACTCACATACAGCAGCGGCTTCTTATTCGCCTTGGAGGAGAGAGCGCCGCTGTCAGGAGCAGGATCAAACACagtacaggtacacacacacacacacacacactgtacacacacatgGTTATTTAGGTAGACTGATGAAGTTGACATTCAAAAACTAAGACCCTCTTCTCTATGTACCTGCCTATATGTAAGTTTAACTAAAGCACTATAAATCATGCAGCTGGCCTATTGCTCTGAAAtgctaaatgacattttacaacacCATAAACCTCTTTTACTTTACCAAACATGTTTAACAGGATTCTTGATTACTTTGAGCTGTAAggcttgtgtgtatgtgtgtgtgtgtgcgtgtgtgtgtgtgtgtgtgtgcgcgcgtgtgtgtgtgtgtgtgtgtgtgtgtgcgtgtgtgcgtgtgtgtgtgtgtgtgtgtgtgtgtctgcgtgtgtgtgtgtgtgtgtgcgtgtgcgtgtgtgtgtgtgtgtgtgtgtgtgttgctgtttTGGATTGATTAGCAGTGGTtacaaaaaagaaggaaaaaaaatatgttcaaaagtttggggtcagcaagatttgtttttaataaattaatacttttatccaacaaggacacattcaacttttcaaaagtgtcagtaaaaatACTTATGTAacacaagatttctatttcaaataaatgcagttcttttgaacagaaagaatcctgaaaaaaaatgtatcacagtttccacaaggaatattaaacagcacaactattatttttattaatagttattacttgtattaataatacatatttcttgaacagcaaatcagcattttaaaataatttctgaaggatcatgtgccacGGGAATAAActaaattttacagtatattgaaatggaaaacagttatttcaaattgtaaaaaaaaatatttcacaatattagtgtacTGTTTGTTTTAAACTAATTCCAGGTTCAGTTTAACAAACAAGCAGTGTCATGATTTGTATGGTTAAAAGTCGTTCTTGCATTAAATGTGTGTATCTTTTTCTACACCATCTTAATTTCCGTCACAGGCGCGGATGTGGACACTGTGTATCGGCAGCTCTCTAGTGTTCGGCCCCATTCTTGGGAAAACATGGCGGCTCTACAGAGTGTTCACTCAGCGTGTGCCCGACAAGAGAGTGGTGAGCTGTGATATATGTCTGTGTATGAACAGGCTATGAATCATTGGTTGAGATCAGCGGCTTCACCATCGTGCTTTGTTCTCTTGTGTTTCAGATTATTCGAGACATCCAGCTGATGGGTTTGGTTGCTCTGTTGGTCCTTGTGGATGTTGTTGTTCTAGCAGCATGGGCTCTGACGGATCCGATCAAGTGCTCTCGCTCTATTAGTGCTATGGTGAAGGTACACACACTTTTTAAAGAATTTTCACTCAgctcttgttaaaaaaaaagagtaaataaataaaaaactcagTGTAGTCAGTGTAACTTATGCACTGTAGTTCAAGCCttgtaaaaattatgtaataattcTGTAAAAGAGACACATTTACACTGATGCAAGCTCAAATCATTTATGGCAtgtaaagtgttttttatttattttttgtcaggtAGTAGAGCGGGATGCATCCTACTCTCTCTCCCAGCTGGACTCCTGCTCTTCTCTCTACTCGGACCTCTGGGTAATCCTACTTTCTGTGCTTAaggtaaaattcagctttgccttcacaggaatCAATcccattacattaaatatattaaaattgaaacgGTGTAATATTAATCACACcaatattttttagatttaaagTAAATGCAGCATAATAATCTTTCAGGAGCATCAATGAATCTTACAGACctgaaacttttgaatagtagtatcTGGACATGTTAcagtaatgaaaatgaatttgtaataattatttctcaataaatatgaacaatttatatatttttaagtattatagtatttttatattattttctaataattatatattttattattttggtattggggcaaaataaagagtatatatatatatatatatatgtacagtacagaccaaaagtttggaaacattactatatttaatgtttttgaaagaagtttcttctgctcatcaagcctgcatttatttgataaaaaatacagaaaaaaatgtaatattgtgatatattattacaacttaaaataattgtttttaaatttaatatactttaaattatcatttatttctgtgatgcaaacttaatttttaggatcattatcacatgatcctttagaaattattctaatatgatgattcattatcaaagttggaaacagttctgctgcttaatattttttcagaacatgtgatactttatgatactttgatgaataaaaagtatttttaaaatataaatattttgtaataacaatatacactactggtcagtaatttgggcttttttttctttcttttttttaaataaaatcaatacttttattcagcaaagatgtgttaaattgataaaaagtgacagtaaagaaaatatattattagaatatatattattagaattgtttttttttttaataaatgcagctctttttaaccttttattcatcaaatatattagacagcagaactgtttcgaacactcataataaatcagaatattagaatgatttctaaatgatcatgtgatagactggatgttacatgtgacactgaaggatggagtaatgatgctgaaaattcagctttgcatcacaggaatacattattttttttaaagtatattcaaatagaaaactattattttaagttgtaataatatttcacaatattactgtttttttctgtatttttgatcaaataaatgcaggcttgatgagcagatgaaacttctttcaaaaacattaaaaatagtaatgtttccaaacttttggtctgtactgtatatatatatatatatatatagtttatatgcATTACAGTAGTGAATCTATTTGTCCTGCTTTACATGGACTCTCTTTGTTCTTTTGCAGGGCAGTCTCCTCCTGTATGGCACGTATCTTGCCGGTCTGACAAGCAATGTGAGCTTACCTCCAGTAAACCAGTCTGTGACCATCATAGGTGCTGTCTGTCTGGTCACCATGTCGAGTGCTGTGGCCGTACCCGTCTCTCTTTACCTGAACGCCTGGCCCAATGTGGTCTACAGTGTAGTGTCCGGAGCCATCTTCATCTGCACATTGGCCATAAACTGTCTATTGTTTGTCCCTCAAGTACGTCCCGGTAAATTCACTGCCAATGTCTTGTGATTTGCAGTCACACTTCTGCCGTTTCTGTTCTGAAAACCCTTAATCAAGAGGCTTATGTTGATGTACAACTGATCGATAAATCTAGCACAGAAGAGGAAGCAGGTGATGAGTAAGCTCAAACATAAGATGTGTATGTATCCTGTACGTTTGGAGAGGACACTGCTAATGTCGGCTTTTTATGACAGTGTGGATTACAGCAGTTCATTAAGGATCGATCCGAACCAAAGAGCTCTGCATCTGTgtattatgagtgtgtgtgtatgtgtctggtTAAGATTAAAAAGGCTGGCATAAAAAGGGAAACATTTGGTTAATGAGTCACACAGACCTGATAATGCCTGACCaaataccaaaaaaaagaaaactgaatcaTTCAGTAACTGAACATCAGCAAAAGACACTAATGTTTGTGCAGTAATGTATATAATTGAATACCCTTGCTGTATTTAaatcttgttattattattcgtCCCTCTAGTTGACCCAGTGGAGGCAGTTTGAAGAGGAGACAAACTCTCATCCCAGTCAAATGGCCAAATACTTCAGTAGTCCCAGCAAGACCACACACTCCATGTACAGCGAGGATGAGATCTATTATCTACTTGGAGAAAATGACTCAATGAAAAGACTCATCAGTGAGGTAACAATAGTTATTACATTTGCGTTCTTATTCAAAGCAAAGTGATGCACTTTGAGTttacttttgtaccttttagcaTGTATAGCATTCACCACAAAGTAGAGGGAAGTGCTATTCTAAAGCCCACAGCATGCTTTGCTTGTCCACATTCTGAGTCATCTCACAGACCCATGTGTGATTTCATTTTCTTCTAATGTCCGCACATAGCCCAGTTTTTCTGTTGGCGAGGACAACAGTGCATGTGTGAATGATTAGCAGGTCAAAAACAAAGGTCCAGATGATAGTGTGCAGATGGCAAACACATCCATCCATGCTCACAGTATACTTTGGACCTGTACATGTGTCTTAATTCTAAagctaaataaagaaaatgtatgtttgaaatgttggcttaaagaaattgttttaataaataaatacagtaatctaAAGATTATTTAAGACATATGTATTCGAATACAAAATACTGTGTAGTTGCGAGGGTACTGAATGTTATTCTAGTTAGACAAATAGACAGGCAGGCAGGGAGATAGACAGAACTACTCACTGATCGatcgacagacagatagacagataggtgACATTTTCAAAAGAAGTCCATGGGATTTTTGTTCATTGGCTGCTGGAAAACCTCAGATATAGCACACTGAGTGTGACTTATTGTGGTTGGTGTAGCTTAAAATCTATAGGAGGACTTCCATTTTGAGATTTTGGTCTTGGTTTAAAGGATTTTATCAAACCAACATGAAATCTCTGAGTTAATTTGATTACACTGATCTGAGTAAAGCGAGGATCTAGTTTTGTCCACACAGTGATTACTGGTTAGTAAGTGTGTGATGATGAATTCCAGCTTTGGGTGTGGACAGCAGTGTGTTTTGCGTCACTACTCATTGAGTGAGGCTGGATCTTTTGTTTTACATTTCCTCAAGGCCGCCCTTTGTGATCTCACATCCTGTAACACTGGCACCTAACCCTTACACCTACTTGTGTCGTTCTAGATAATCACCGTGATTAGGGTGGTGAGGTTTTAAACCATTTTTCCCATGTGTCCTCCATATTTGCAGAAGAATGCCGTTATTGATAGCCTACAGGAACAAGTGAACAATGCCAAGGACAAGCTGCTCAAACTGATGACTGCTAGCCTCCCCTTGGACGAAGGAGAAATGGACTCCTCCAACACGAACCTCAACTCCACCTCCACTCAAACCACAGTGGTATCTCCTAATTCCCCAACTCTTCTTCTGATGAAATACTCAGAAGCTGCTCCCACCAGAGCGCTCGCTCCACCTCCCTATGTGCCTCCTCCATCACTTCCCGCTCATACTACCTCACAGCAAACATCCTCTGAAGGCCCAGTAGCTAGGGAAGTTCCTCCTCCTTCACCACACCTGAGGTATTCACCTCCTCAAGACAGCTCTTCCAATGAGGTTATGAGTCTGAATGGAAACACAGAAGAAGTTCCATCCATGAACAATCTCAGAAACTCAGGTCTTGGAAAAGAGATTTCGGAGAAACCACTAGTCATGCCTTCGGATCGAGGCAAATTAGCACAGGGTTCCCCTCCTCTGGGTCCTGCTACGTATAGTTCCCCACAGGTTGAGTCTCCAGTGCCATCGGCTTCTGTTGAGCTTCCCGCCGTGTCACCGACTGGGCGACTGGGTTTTGTAACTAATGAGCAGCTGGTGGAGATCTTGCAGGAGCTGAGTGTGGACACTGTAAGAAGCTCCGCCAAGTCCCCCGACCGGGCGCGAAGCCTGTCCCTCAATCCAGATGAACTGAGCACGGCTCCTTCTCCTCAATCTTCTCTACAGTTCTTCTTTCCCACCATCTCACCCTATGCCATGCGTAAACGCAGACCTCCTTTTTACTCCTCAAGAGGTGGACCGCCCCCTTACTATATTCCAGGCTCGGTTAATCCAGGGCGAAGGAGGGAACCAGTACTACCGGACCATGGAAAGTTGAGGAACGATGACTCTCAAAGACAAGACTTGTGGCATGAGGGAAAGAGGAGGAGAAGGGGTGAGAAAGCACAAGATCGATGTGGCGCAGGACAGAAGAGTTGGGAATGTTCTTCTCACAAATGCTCCATTACACCTTTTACGGGACAGGTTCCTCAGCCTGCCTCTGCTGGACTATTAGAGGGGGTTGAACACTCAGAGGAGTCATATGATTACTCAGACTCAGAGTCCAGCAGCTCAGTGGACTACTGTTACTACCAGAGGCCCTACTGCGGGGCCTGCCATCACCCCTACGACTCCACAGACAGCCTCACCTCAGGGACCTCTGACAGCGAGGATGAGGACTTCTACAAGTTAGCACATCCTGCTGTAAACTTTAAAGTGGACCTCAAACCAACCTTTGTATGAACAGACTGCACATCCACTATTTGTATTTTAAGTGGTGCTCTTTTTGTTTTGTCTGGACCTAATTTAATTATTCAGATATACACTGCTGTAAGAAGTTTTTTGAAATTAGTCtctatgctcagcaaggctgcatttatttcaaaattcttTATCaggaatacagtaaaacagtataactgTAATATCaggatatcagaatgatttctgaaggaacatgtggctctgaagactagagtaatgatgctgaaaattcatatatgaatagaaaatgtatatatgaaTAGAAAAGtcgttttaaaaattaatttacataacataaaaaaaatcttaatcattCCAAAAATTCGACCATGTACGTTAAAATGCACTTCATACACACTTGAATATCCCTCTTCTGTGATGGCCATTATTTTTAAACTCACAtgtttaataaaatttatttaggCATTTTTGGTGAAATATCTTGGAAAGTTAATTAGTCGaggtcagtattttattttatttatttatttttttggcaaggTTCGGGTTTTCAGATGTCAAACTGAATCTGGTATAATCTggaatactgtgtttttttaacattgaaaaatcTGTTTGAAAACGATGGAGATGTATACACATAATTGGATCGGTCACATTTTtagtaataaaatgtatattatgaaAAGGAAAAACAACTAAACTGAAAATAATGGGCTGGGCCATAAAGTAGTagtataaataatgaaaatgagcCAATACCAAGACTGTTTGTTAAAAAAGGTATTtgtttacacttatttatttgagaAAGCTATTAAATACAGTTTCAGAAATATCCATACACTTGTTATGCATTTCTAAATCAAAACTGTGGGTTATGGCTGTTTTTTAAAGtcctatttataatttattagaaAAGCTGTGTAGCCTAAAAGAGAGATTAGATGAGGAGATTTGTCATGCAAATAttgtaaaaactaaacaaaaatctaatcaaaacaataaaaacaatcagctgtgaagtttgtttttaatgtgttttctgTTGAATTCTTACCAAGTAAtcattgatcatttcagttttctCTTACAGTTCTGTGATATTCAGTAGGCTTTCCTAGAAATTAAATCTTTTCAAATcataaatcttaatttttttttttgcactattaaaatgctttattttgtgctaaataaaatattctatagTCATGCTTTGGTTTTAATGTAGTACTTATTTTTGGCTATTCTTTTTGTTGTGTGTGGAGTTTTATAGAAGTTCTATGTC
The genomic region above belongs to Carassius carassius chromosome 11, fCarCar2.1, whole genome shotgun sequence and contains:
- the LOC132152727 gene encoding probable G-protein coupled receptor 156 isoform X1, producing the protein MEAGLNCSSHCESGVCFIYPGVNSQQGWDVLQRLCALATRGVDAPSRSLSPALRAVVWTLLSCGILLTLFFLIFTLRFKNNRIVKMSSPNLNVLTLCGSVLTYSSGFLFALEERAPLSGAGSNTVQARMWTLCIGSSLVFGPILGKTWRLYRVFTQRVPDKRVIIRDIQLMGLVALLVLVDVVVLAAWALTDPIKCSRSISAMVKVVERDASYSLSQLDSCSSLYSDLWVILLSVLKGSLLLYGTYLAGLTSNVSLPPVNQSVTIIGAVCLVTMSSAVAVPVSLYLNAWPNVVYSVVSGAIFICTLAINCLLFVPQLTQWRQFEEETNSHPSQMAKYFSSPSKTTHSMYSEDEIYYLLGENDSMKRLISEKNAVIDSLQEQVNNAKDKLLKLMTASLPLDEGEMDSSNTNLNSTSTQTTVVSPNSPTLLLMKYSEAAPTRALAPPPYVPPPSLPAHTTSQQTSSEGPVAREVPPPSPHLRYSPPQDSSSNEVMSLNGNTEEVPSMNNLRNSGLGKEISEKPLVMPSDRGKLAQGSPPLGPATYSSPQVESPVPSASVELPAVSPTGRLGFVTNEQLVEILQELSVDTVRSSAKSPDRARSLSLNPDELSTAPSPQSSLQFFFPTISPYAMRKRRPPFYSSRGGPPPYYIPGSVNPGRRREPVLPDHGKLRNDDSQRQDLWHEGKRRRRGEKAQDRCGAGQKSWECSSHKCSITPFTGQVPQPASAGLLEGVEHSEESYDYSDSESSSSVDYCYYQRPYCGACHHPYDSTDSLTSGTSDSEDEDFYKLAHPAVNFKVDLKPTFV
- the LOC132152727 gene encoding probable G-protein coupled receptor 156 isoform X2, encoding MEAGLNCSSHCESGVCFIYPGVNSQQGWDVLQRLCALATRGVDAPSRSLSPALRAVVWTLLSCGILLTLFFLIFTLRFKNNSVLTYSSGFLFALEERAPLSGAGSNTVQARMWTLCIGSSLVFGPILGKTWRLYRVFTQRVPDKRVIIRDIQLMGLVALLVLVDVVVLAAWALTDPIKCSRSISAMVKVVERDASYSLSQLDSCSSLYSDLWVILLSVLKGSLLLYGTYLAGLTSNVSLPPVNQSVTIIGAVCLVTMSSAVAVPVSLYLNAWPNVVYSVVSGAIFICTLAINCLLFVPQLTQWRQFEEETNSHPSQMAKYFSSPSKTTHSMYSEDEIYYLLGENDSMKRLISEKNAVIDSLQEQVNNAKDKLLKLMTASLPLDEGEMDSSNTNLNSTSTQTTVVSPNSPTLLLMKYSEAAPTRALAPPPYVPPPSLPAHTTSQQTSSEGPVAREVPPPSPHLRYSPPQDSSSNEVMSLNGNTEEVPSMNNLRNSGLGKEISEKPLVMPSDRGKLAQGSPPLGPATYSSPQVESPVPSASVELPAVSPTGRLGFVTNEQLVEILQELSVDTVRSSAKSPDRARSLSLNPDELSTAPSPQSSLQFFFPTISPYAMRKRRPPFYSSRGGPPPYYIPGSVNPGRRREPVLPDHGKLRNDDSQRQDLWHEGKRRRRGEKAQDRCGAGQKSWECSSHKCSITPFTGQVPQPASAGLLEGVEHSEESYDYSDSESSSSVDYCYYQRPYCGACHHPYDSTDSLTSGTSDSEDEDFYKLAHPAVNFKVDLKPTFV